In the Diceros bicornis minor isolate mBicDic1 chromosome 22, mDicBic1.mat.cur, whole genome shotgun sequence genome, one interval contains:
- the LOC131419821 gene encoding LOW QUALITY PROTEIN: interferon omega-2-like (The sequence of the model RefSeq protein was modified relative to this genomic sequence to represent the inferred CDS: deleted 1 base in 1 codon): MSSENLGSKVHRHPAQPASSTLIFPMALLLSLLTALVVFSYGPGGSLGCDLPQNHVLVSRKNFVLLGQMRRTSSIFCLKDRKDFSFPQEMVDGSQFQKAQAISVLHEMLQQIFNLFHTERSSAAWNTTLLDNLCTGLHQQLEDLDTCLVQETGEEESALGTEGPTLAVKRYFRGIHLYLKEKKYSDCAWEIVRVEIMRSFSSLTNLQERLRMKDGDLGSP, from the exons ATGTCATCAGAGAACCTCGGGTCCAAGGTTCATAGACACCCAGCTCAGCCA GCCAGTAGCACCCTCATTTTCCCCATGGCCCTCCTGCTCTCTCTACTGACGGCCCTGGTGGTGTTCAGCTATGGCCCTGGTGGATCTCTGGGCTGTGACCTGCCTCAGAACCATGTCTTGGTTAGCAGGAAGAACTTTGTGCTTCTGGGCCAAATGAGGAGAACCTCCTCCATCTTCTGTCTGAAGGACAGAAAAGACTTCAGCTTCCCCCAGGAGATGGTGGATGGCAGCCAGTTCCAGAAGGCCCAGGCCATCTCTGTCCTCCACGAGATGCTCCAGCAGATCTTCAACCTCTTCCACACAGAGCGCTCCTCTGCTGCCTGGAACacgaccctcctggacaacctcTGCACTGGACTCCATCAGCAACTGGAAGACCTGGACACCTGTTTGGTGCAGGAGACGGGAGAGGAAGAATCTGCCCTGGGAACTGAGGGCCCCACACTGGCAGTGAAGAGGTACTTCCGGGGAATCCATCTCtacctgaaagagaagaaatacagtGACTGTGCCtgggagattgtcagagtggaaatCATGAGATCCTTCTCTTCATTGACAAACTTGCAAGAAAGGTTAAGAATGAAGGATGGAGACCTGGGGTCACCTTGA
- the LOC131419820 gene encoding interferon alpha-4-like, with protein sequence MHKGWSSENPRTKVTGSPTSARPAASARSPMALPFSFLTALVVLSCHCICSLGCELPHTHSLDNRRTLMLLEQMRRISPFSCLKDRNDFGFPQEVFDGNQFQKAQAILVVHEMIQQIFHLFSTEGSSAAWDETLLDKFYTGLDQQLTDLEACLTQEMGVEETPLINEDSTLAVRRYFQRITLYLQEKKYSPCAWEIVRAEVTRSFSSSTNLQERLRSKK encoded by the coding sequence ATGCACAAAGGATGGTCTTCAGAGAACCCAAGGACCAAGGTCACAGGGTCACCCACCTCagccagaccagcagcatctgcaaGATCCCCAATGGCCCTACCCTTTTCCTTCCTGACGGCCCTGGTGGTGCTCAGCTGCCACTGCATCTGCTCTCTGGGATGTGAGCTGCCTCACACCCACAGCCTGGATAACAGGAGGACCTTGATGCTCCTGGAACAAATGAGGAGAATCTCTCCTTTCTCCTGCCTGAAGGACAGAAATGACTTTGGATTCCCCCAGGAGGTGTTTGATGGCAACCAGTTCCAGAAGGCTCAAGCCATCCTTGTGGTCCATGAGATGATCCAGCAGATCTTCCACCTCTTCAGCACAGAGGGCTCCTCTGCTGCCTGGgatgagaccctcctggacaaatTCTACACTGGACTTGATCAGCAGCTGACTGACCTGGAAGCCTGTCTGACTCAGGAGATGGGGGTGGAAGAGACTCCCCTGATAAATGAGGACTCCACGCTGGCTGTAAGGAGATACTTCCAGAGAATCACTCTGTATCTGCAAGAGAAGAAATACAGCCCTTGTGCCTGGGAGATTGTCAGAGCAGAAGTCACGAGATCCTTCTCTTCATCAACAAATTTGCAAGAAAGGTTAAGGAGTAAGAAATGA